One Syngnathus acus chromosome 13, fSynAcu1.2, whole genome shotgun sequence genomic window carries:
- the p2ry12 gene encoding P2Y purinoceptor 12 — protein MIRFLAKNMLWWLATLGHSVSVKQERESRRQSESLRSRHSMSHSTGGSRVVEYTCLIIFLMDANATLGNLSCSRDNVLKTVVFPVLYSILFLAGLALNGLAVWVFLRIPSRSHFVIYLKNVVVADVVMTLTFPFKVLADSNMASTGLRIFVCRVSSVLFYLTMYISILFFGLISIDRCRKTLAPFRGTNAKRLALRKLLSAAVWIVLLGFCLPNVILTNKTPRSAYFKCSDLKGPAGLYWHEVVNHVCQVIFWGNLLIVIVCYTLITKELYKSYSRTKTRGPDGGAGASAKQKQQPKRKMNTNVFLVLAVFFVCFVPFHFARVPYTMSQTRDLLFHCQLKLFFFQLKESTLFLSSLNSLLDPLIYFFLCKSFRTTLFKMFRLPPGTCSWLLERGSDSDSGSTTL, from the exons ATGATCCGATTTTTAGCCAAGAATATGTTGTGGTGGTTAGCCACTCTGGGTCACAG CGTTTCCGTCAAACAGGAAAGAGAAAGCAGAAGGCAGAGTGAAAGTCTGCGCTCAAGACACTCCATGTCGCATTCGACTGGAGGCAGCCGAGTGGTCGAATACACTTGCTTG ATAATTTTCCTCATGGACGCCAACGCAACCCTGGGCAACCTGAGCTGCTCCCGCGACAATGTCCTCAAGACGGTGGTTTTCCCAGTCCTCTACTCGATCCTGTTCCTTGCCGGACTGGCGCTCAACGGCTTGGCGGTGTGGGTGTTCCTGCGCATCCCGTCGCGCTCCCATTTCGTCATCTACCTCAAGAACGTCGTGGTCGCCGACGTCGTCATGACCCTCACGTTCCCTTTCAAG GTGTTAGCAGACTCCAATATGGCTTCTACCGGCCTGAGAATATTCGTGTGCCGGGTTTCCTCGGTTCTCTTCTACCTTACCATGTACATCAGCATCCTCTTCTTCGGACTGATCAGCATCGACCGCTGTAGGAAGACCCTGGCACCGTTCAGGGGTACCAACGCTAAGCGGTTGGCCCTCAGGAAGCTTCTCTCCGCCGCGGTGTGGATCGTCCTTCTGGGGTTCTGCCTTCCCAATGTGATCCTGACCAATAAGACGCCGCGGTCGGCGTATTTCAAGTGCAGCGACCTAAAGGGCCCGGCTGGACTTTACTGGCACGAGGTGGTCAATCACGTGTGTCAGGTTATCTTCTGGGGGAACCTCCTGATTGTGATCGTGTGCTACACGTTAATCACCAAAGAGCTGTACAAATCGTATTCACGCACCAAAACTCGAGGCCCCGATGGGGGAGCCGGGGCTTCGGCCAAACAGAAGCAGCAGCCCAAAAGGAAGATGAACACCAACGTCTTCCTGGTCCTGGCCGTGTTCTTCGTGTGCTTCGTGCCGTTCCATTTCGCCCGTGTGCCTTACACAATGAGCCAGACTCGGGATCTTCTCTTCCACTGCCAACTCaagctcttcttcttccagctGAAGGAAAGCACGCTCTTCCTGTCGTCGCTCAACTCACTTCTGGACCCGCtcatttacttttttctctGCAAGTCCTTTCGGACCACCTTGTTCAAAATGTTCAGGCTGCCCCCCG